In one window of Dictyoglomus sp. NZ13-RE01 DNA:
- a CDS encoding TlyA family rRNA (cytidine-2'-O)-methyltransferase, with translation MKERLDVLLVKRGFFESREQAKRAIMAGLVLIDDKLVIKPDIKFPFDVKIDIKEKQPYVSRGGFKLKKALDEFSLSVKDFVVLDIGASTGGFTDCLLQEGAKKVYAVDVGKGLLHEKLRNDQRVILMEGVNARYLKKDDFPEKFDLITIDVSFISILKIFPRLPELIKEDGRIIALIKPQFEAGPSEVSKGGIVRKLEVHKEVIKRLLYEIEKLNFYLQNITFYLSKEGKGNIEYPALFGRVKKEIDYEKIIEEAWNLWNLKKTLKK, from the coding sequence ATGAAGGAAAGGTTGGATGTTCTTTTAGTCAAGAGGGGTTTTTTTGAGAGTAGAGAACAGGCAAAAAGAGCAATAATGGCAGGACTTGTTTTAATTGATGATAAGTTAGTAATTAAACCTGATATAAAGTTTCCTTTTGATGTAAAAATTGATATAAAAGAAAAACAGCCCTATGTTAGTAGAGGAGGATTCAAGCTTAAGAAGGCTTTAGATGAATTTAGTTTATCTGTAAAAGACTTTGTGGTATTAGATATTGGTGCAAGCACAGGTGGATTTACTGATTGCTTACTCCAAGAGGGTGCAAAGAAAGTATATGCGGTTGATGTAGGAAAGGGTCTTTTGCATGAGAAATTAAGAAATGATCAAAGAGTCATTTTAATGGAAGGTGTAAATGCAAGATATTTAAAAAAGGATGATTTTCCTGAAAAATTTGACCTTATTACTATTGATGTATCTTTTATATCAATACTAAAAATTTTCCCTCGTTTGCCTGAATTAATAAAAGAGGATGGAAGGATAATAGCATTAATTAAACCACAATTTGAAGCAGGACCCTCTGAGGTCAGTAAAGGGGGAATTGTAAGAAAGTTAGAGGTTCATAAGGAGGTTATTAAGAGGTTGTTATATGAGATTGAGAAATTGAATTTTTATCTTCAGAATATAACTTTTTATCTTTCTAAGGAGGGAAAAGGAAATATTGAGTATCCTGCCTTATTTGGAAGGGTAAAAAAAGAGATTGATTATGAGAAGATTATAGAGGAGGCATGGAATCTCTGGAACCTAAAAAAGACTTTGAAAAAATAG
- the dxs gene encoding 1-deoxy-D-xylulose-5-phosphate synthase, whose amino-acid sequence MLLEKINNPNDLKKLSIDELKLLSSEIREVIINTIEKNGGHLASNLGAVELTLALHYVFDTPKDKIVWDVGHQCYTHKLITGRAKNFHTIRKYGGISGYIAPWESEYDTFAVGHAGTSLSSALGIAKARDIKGEDYKVVAVIGDGALTCGMAWEALNQIGYLKTDLIVILNDNEHSISPNVGALALYLSKLRNYPLFRLFKQTTQNILKATSLGRFVLDLDLKLERAIKNFLMVNPIFEDLGFKYFGPFDGHDLPLLISLLKGIKRNFNTPVLVHVLTKKGSGHSEAEAHPSKYHSVVSKSDSIKKKPTYTEVFGKTLVELAKKDDKIIGITAAMPEGTGLIYFAKEFPERFFDVGIAEEHAVTFAGGLAISGFKPVVAIYSTFLQRAYDQIIHDICLQKLHVVFVLDRAGIVSDDGPTHQGIYDLSYLRVIPNLVIMAPKDEMELKLMLYTAVNYNGPIAIRFPKGEAVGVPMNEQYRNLDIGKAEVLRWGKDIAFCTLGSMVYPALETADILREDGLNPTVINMRFLKPLDEKLLEDVVREHSIIVTFEENIITGGLFGAISEWTHKNNYPIRIIPFALPEKYLEQGDAKLLKEIYKLTPLEMSKILKEHILHKSIIK is encoded by the coding sequence ATGCTATTAGAAAAGATTAATAACCCTAATGATTTAAAAAAACTCTCTATTGATGAGCTAAAATTACTCTCTTCTGAAATTAGAGAAGTTATTATTAATACAATTGAAAAAAATGGAGGGCATTTAGCTTCAAATCTTGGAGCAGTTGAACTTACTCTTGCACTCCATTACGTGTTTGATACTCCAAAGGATAAAATTGTATGGGATGTAGGCCATCAATGTTATACTCACAAGCTTATAACAGGAAGAGCCAAAAACTTTCATACTATAAGAAAATATGGAGGTATTAGTGGATACATTGCTCCTTGGGAAAGTGAGTATGATACTTTTGCTGTTGGACACGCTGGCACTTCTCTATCATCTGCTTTAGGTATTGCAAAGGCTCGAGATATAAAAGGAGAAGATTATAAGGTTGTGGCTGTTATCGGAGATGGCGCTTTGACATGTGGAATGGCATGGGAGGCTTTGAACCAAATTGGCTATTTAAAAACAGATTTGATTGTGATTTTAAATGATAATGAACATTCAATTTCCCCAAATGTAGGTGCTTTAGCTTTATACCTATCAAAACTCAGAAATTATCCGTTGTTTAGGTTGTTTAAGCAAACCACACAAAACATTTTAAAGGCGACATCCTTAGGTAGATTTGTATTAGATTTAGATTTAAAACTTGAAAGGGCAATAAAGAATTTTCTTATGGTAAATCCTATTTTTGAAGACTTAGGTTTCAAATATTTTGGTCCCTTTGATGGGCATGATCTTCCTCTTCTAATTTCTTTATTAAAAGGTATAAAAAGAAATTTTAATACTCCTGTATTAGTGCATGTGCTCACTAAGAAAGGAAGCGGACATAGTGAGGCAGAAGCACATCCTTCAAAATATCATAGTGTGGTTTCAAAAAGTGATAGTATAAAAAAGAAACCAACTTATACTGAAGTGTTTGGGAAGACATTAGTAGAACTTGCCAAAAAAGATGATAAGATTATTGGAATTACTGCAGCTATGCCGGAAGGTACAGGACTTATTTACTTTGCAAAGGAATTTCCCGAGAGATTTTTTGATGTGGGAATTGCTGAAGAACATGCAGTAACCTTTGCAGGGGGTCTTGCTATTTCAGGTTTTAAGCCTGTAGTAGCTATATACTCCACCTTTTTGCAGAGAGCTTATGATCAAATAATACATGATATTTGTCTTCAAAAGCTTCATGTGGTTTTTGTTTTGGATAGGGCGGGTATTGTTAGTGATGATGGACCAACCCATCAAGGAATATATGACTTATCATATCTTAGAGTAATTCCTAATTTGGTGATTATGGCCCCAAAAGATGAGATGGAGTTAAAATTAATGCTTTACACTGCGGTAAATTATAATGGTCCTATTGCTATAAGGTTTCCAAAAGGCGAAGCTGTTGGGGTTCCTATGAATGAACAATATAGAAACTTAGATATAGGCAAGGCTGAAGTATTAAGATGGGGAAAGGACATAGCTTTTTGTACATTGGGTTCTATGGTGTATCCTGCTTTAGAGACAGCGGATATTTTAAGAGAAGATGGTTTAAATCCTACTGTAATTAATATGCGCTTTCTTAAGCCTTTAGATGAGAAATTATTAGAAGATGTAGTTAGGGAACATAGTATAATTGTTACTTTTGAGGAGAATATTATAACAGGTGGCTTATTTGGGGCTATATCAGAATGGACCCATAAAAACAATTATCCAATAAGAATTATACCTTTTGCTCTTCCTGAAAAGTATTTGGAGCAAGGAGATGCTAAGCTATTAAAGGAAATATATAAACTTACCCCTTTGGAAATGTCCAAGATTCTAAAAGAACACATACTTCATAAATCAATAATAAAATGA
- the nusB gene encoding transcription antitermination factor NusB codes for MSRERTRCREKILTYLFQQDMGQEIEVEFKEFSPQAQVFAYKLWEGCNKYRDLADRIIEEFAKGWSLERLGTIERNALRIAICEILTFPDIPVGVSVNEAVELTKKYVGESASKFVNGVLRNILRNWNRVLEIKDKEYAIRKD; via the coding sequence ATGAGTAGAGAAAGAACAAGATGTAGAGAGAAGATTCTTACTTATCTTTTTCAACAAGACATGGGGCAGGAAATAGAGGTGGAATTTAAAGAGTTCTCCCCTCAGGCACAAGTTTTTGCTTATAAATTGTGGGAAGGATGTAATAAGTATAGAGATCTTGCAGATAGGATCATAGAAGAATTTGCAAAAGGATGGAGTTTGGAAAGGTTAGGGACAATTGAGAGAAATGCTCTAAGAATTGCAATTTGTGAAATCTTAACCTTCCCAGATATTCCTGTAGGTGTATCGGTGAATGAGGCTGTAGAGCTTACAAAAAAATATGTAGGAGAGTCTGCAAGTAAGTTTGTGAATGGTGTTTTAAGAAACATTTTAAGAAATTGGAATAGGGTATTAGAGATAAAAGATAAAGAATATGCTATTAGAAAAGATTAA
- a CDS encoding alkaline shock response membrane anchor protein AmaP, with product MKNWYQRFLFIFLGFSLTLLSLISILALLEWNPILNFVSWCTKGGLILSLVFLIIFFIVGFITFVSALIYREHSTLNIGSTSGLGEVRISIQGIRNSIKDIAQYFNEIQEIKPDIKIVRDKMYLSLRIKIPVGVDVNRIVNELQQRIKVYFENVLGINLDKIEVIIEDVIIPVKRAKQ from the coding sequence GTGAAGAACTGGTATCAGAGGTTTTTGTTTATCTTTTTAGGTTTTTCTCTAACTCTTCTTTCTTTGATATCAATATTAGCTCTTTTAGAATGGAATCCAATACTCAATTTTGTGAGCTGGTGTACTAAAGGAGGGCTTATACTTTCTTTAGTCTTTTTGATAATATTCTTTATAGTCGGTTTTATAACCTTTGTTTCTGCATTAATTTATAGAGAACATTCTACTTTAAATATTGGAAGCACATCGGGCTTAGGGGAAGTTAGAATATCTATTCAAGGTATTAGAAATTCTATAAAAGATATTGCTCAATACTTTAATGAGATTCAAGAGATTAAACCTGACATTAAAATTGTTAGAGACAAGATGTATTTATCTCTAAGAATAAAAATTCCAGTAGGTGTTGATGTAAATAGAATAGTTAATGAGCTTCAGCAGAGAATTAAGGTATATTTTGAGAATGTTTTAGGTATCAATTTAGATAAAATAGAGGTAATTATAGAAGATGTCATTATTCCGGTAAAGAGGGCTAAGCAATGA
- a CDS encoding Asp23/Gls24 family envelope stress response protein — protein sequence MKEELSYGKVKISKEVISIIAGIAAQEVKGVSRVGENLPSTFERLVSGIPIGRGIKVEIKEKDVFILVPIYILPNYSFPEVSKDVQSHVKEVVESMTGLNVQEVNVIIKGIYLGDKKKKEDKK from the coding sequence ATGAAAGAGGAATTATCCTATGGAAAAGTTAAGATTTCAAAGGAAGTTATTTCTATTATTGCTGGGATCGCAGCTCAAGAAGTAAAAGGGGTATCACGGGTAGGGGAAAATTTACCATCCACTTTTGAAAGACTTGTATCTGGAATTCCAATAGGGAGAGGAATTAAGGTAGAAATAAAAGAAAAAGATGTTTTTATCTTAGTTCCTATTTATATCCTGCCTAATTATTCTTTTCCTGAGGTTTCAAAGGATGTACAGAGCCATGTTAAAGAAGTAGTAGAAAGCATGACTGGACTTAACGTTCAGGAAGTAAATGTTATAATTAAAGGTATCTATCTTGGAGATAAAAAGAAAAAGGAGGATAAAAAGTGA